The Macaca fascicularis isolate 582-1 chromosome 11, T2T-MFA8v1.1 genome includes a region encoding these proteins:
- the RNF34 gene encoding E3 ubiquitin-protein ligase RNF34 isoform X1: MRKAGATSMWASCCGLLNEVMGTGAVRGQQSGFAGATGPFRFTPNPEFSTYPPAATEGPNIVCKACGLSFSVFRKKHVCCDCKKDFCSVCSVLQENLRRCSTCHLLQETAFQRPQLMRLKVKDLRQYLILRNIPIDTCREKEDLVDLVLCHHGLGSEDDMDTSSLNSSRSQTSSFFTRSFFSNYTAPSATMSSFQGELMDGDQTSRSGVPAQVQSEITSANTEDDDDDDDEEEEEDDDDEENVEDRNPGLSKERARASLSDLSSLDDVEGMSVRQLKEILARNFVNYSGCCEKWELVEKVNRLYKENEENQKSYGERLQLQDEEDDSLCRICMDAVIDCVLLECGHMVTCTKCGKRMSECPICRQYVVRAVHVFKS; encoded by the exons GCGGGTGCCACGTCTATGTGGGCTTCGTGCTGTGGGCTGCTGAATGAAGTCATGGGAACTGGAGCTGTCAGAGGCCAGCAGTCAGGATTTGCAGGAGCCACTGGTCCATTCAGATTTACACCAAACCCTGAGTTTTCCACCTACCCACCAGCAGCTACAGAAGGGCCCAACATAGTTTGTAAAGCCTGTGGACTTTCATTTTCAGTCTTTAGAAAGAAG caTGTTTGCTGTGACTGCAAGAAGGATTTTTGCTCCGTTTGTTCAGTTTTACAAGAAAATCTCCGTAGATGTTCTACTTGTCACTTATTACAAGAGACAGCATTTCAGCGCCCTCAGTTAATGCGACTGAAGGTGAAGGACCTGCGGCAGTATCTCATTCTGAGAAATATACCCATAGATACTTGTCGTGAGAAGGAAGACTTGGTGGATCTAGTGCTGTGCCATCATGGACTAGGCTCTGAGGACGACATGGACACAAGCAGTCTGAATTCTTCAAGGTCCCAGACTTCTAGCTTTTTTACACGTTCGTTTTTTTCAAACTATACAGCCCCCTCTGCTACTATGTCTTCATTTCAGGGAGAGCTTATGGATGGAGACCAGACATCCAGATCTGGAGTGCCGGCACAG GTACAAAGTGAAATCACTTCAGCAAACACGGAAGATGATGACGACGacgatgatgaggaggaggaggaggatgatgatgatgaagaaaaCGTGGAGGATCGG AACCCCGGGCTCTCCAAGGAGAGAGCGAGAGCTTCGCTGTCTGACTTGTCAAGCCTTGATGATGTGGAAGGGATGAGCGTGCGCCAGCTGAAGGAAATTCTGGCTCGGAATTTTGTCAACTATTCTGGCTGTTGTGAAAAATGGGAACTGGTAGAGAAAGTAAACCGGTTatacaaagagaatgaagaaaaccaaaagtCCT ATGGTGAGCGGCTGCAGCTGCAGGATGAGGAAGATGACAGCCTGTGTCGCATCTGCATGGATGCCGTCATCGACTGTGTCCTGCTGGAGTGCGGGCACATGGTTACCTGCACCAAGTGTGGCAAGCGCATGAGTGAGTGTCCCATCTGCCGGCAGTATGTGGTGCGAGCCGTGCACGTGTTCAAGTCCTGA
- the RNF34 gene encoding E3 ubiquitin-protein ligase RNF34 isoform X2, which translates to MKAGATSMWASCCGLLNEVMGTGAVRGQQSGFAGATGPFRFTPNPEFSTYPPAATEGPNIVCKACGLSFSVFRKKHVCCDCKKDFCSVCSVLQENLRRCSTCHLLQETAFQRPQLMRLKVKDLRQYLILRNIPIDTCREKEDLVDLVLCHHGLGSEDDMDTSSLNSSRSQTSSFFTRSFFSNYTAPSATMSSFQGELMDGDQTSRSGVPAQVQSEITSANTEDDDDDDDEEEEEDDDDEENVEDRNPGLSKERARASLSDLSSLDDVEGMSVRQLKEILARNFVNYSGCCEKWELVEKVNRLYKENEENQKSYGERLQLQDEEDDSLCRICMDAVIDCVLLECGHMVTCTKCGKRMSECPICRQYVVRAVHVFKS; encoded by the exons GCGGGTGCCACGTCTATGTGGGCTTCGTGCTGTGGGCTGCTGAATGAAGTCATGGGAACTGGAGCTGTCAGAGGCCAGCAGTCAGGATTTGCAGGAGCCACTGGTCCATTCAGATTTACACCAAACCCTGAGTTTTCCACCTACCCACCAGCAGCTACAGAAGGGCCCAACATAGTTTGTAAAGCCTGTGGACTTTCATTTTCAGTCTTTAGAAAGAAG caTGTTTGCTGTGACTGCAAGAAGGATTTTTGCTCCGTTTGTTCAGTTTTACAAGAAAATCTCCGTAGATGTTCTACTTGTCACTTATTACAAGAGACAGCATTTCAGCGCCCTCAGTTAATGCGACTGAAGGTGAAGGACCTGCGGCAGTATCTCATTCTGAGAAATATACCCATAGATACTTGTCGTGAGAAGGAAGACTTGGTGGATCTAGTGCTGTGCCATCATGGACTAGGCTCTGAGGACGACATGGACACAAGCAGTCTGAATTCTTCAAGGTCCCAGACTTCTAGCTTTTTTACACGTTCGTTTTTTTCAAACTATACAGCCCCCTCTGCTACTATGTCTTCATTTCAGGGAGAGCTTATGGATGGAGACCAGACATCCAGATCTGGAGTGCCGGCACAG GTACAAAGTGAAATCACTTCAGCAAACACGGAAGATGATGACGACGacgatgatgaggaggaggaggaggatgatgatgatgaagaaaaCGTGGAGGATCGG AACCCCGGGCTCTCCAAGGAGAGAGCGAGAGCTTCGCTGTCTGACTTGTCAAGCCTTGATGATGTGGAAGGGATGAGCGTGCGCCAGCTGAAGGAAATTCTGGCTCGGAATTTTGTCAACTATTCTGGCTGTTGTGAAAAATGGGAACTGGTAGAGAAAGTAAACCGGTTatacaaagagaatgaagaaaaccaaaagtCCT ATGGTGAGCGGCTGCAGCTGCAGGATGAGGAAGATGACAGCCTGTGTCGCATCTGCATGGATGCCGTCATCGACTGTGTCCTGCTGGAGTGCGGGCACATGGTTACCTGCACCAAGTGTGGCAAGCGCATGAGTGAGTGTCCCATCTGCCGGCAGTATGTGGTGCGAGCCGTGCACGTGTTCAAGTCCTGA